The following coding sequences lie in one Cryptococcus tetragattii IND107 chromosome 7, whole genome shotgun sequence genomic window:
- a CDS encoding calcium-binding protein NCS-1 — translation MGKSQSKLSSEELAELQKNTYFDKKELQQWYKGFLKDCPSGQLNKEEFKKIYRQFFPFGDPSQFADYVFNVFDEDKSGTIEFKEFICALSVTSRGRLDEKLKWAFQLYDINQDGYITYDEMLQIVRSIYKMTGQMVQLPEDEDTPEKRVDKIFRNMDMNKDHRLTYDEFKEGSKQDPTIVQALSLYDGLV, via the exons ATGGGAAAGTCGCAATCCAAGTTATCTTCGGAAGAGCTTGCCGAGCTCCAGAAAAACACTTACT TCGATAAGAAG GAACTCCAACAATGG TATAAAGGCTTCCTCAAGGACTGTCCCAGTGGTCAACTCAACAAGGAAG AATTTAAGAAAATCTACCGACAATTCTTTCCCTTCGGTGATCCTAGTCAGTTCGCAGATTATGTCTTCAAC GTGTTCGACGAAGATAAGTCTGGGACAATAGAATTCAAG GAGTTCATTTGCGCCCTTTCCGTCACCTCTCGAGGTCGTCTTGATGAAAAGCTTAAATGGGCGTTCCAACTGTACGACATCAACCAAGATGGCTATATCACCTACGACGAAATGCTTCAAATTGTAAGATCTATTTATAAAATGACTGGACAAATGGTCCAGTTgccagaggatgaagatacTCCCGAAAAG CGAGTGGACAAGATCTTTAGGAACATGGATATGAACAAGGACCACCGATTGACATATGACGAGTTCAAGGAGGGCTCCAAGCAGGATCCTACCATCGTACAG GCCTTGTCATTGTACGATGGGTTGGTGTAG